The DNA region AAGCAAACCTTTATAAAAACTTATTCTCTCCGACTGCTTTATAAAATCGGGGACAAACTGCCGGAGTTCAGGGAAGAAATTGCTGAAATCATGAAATTAACCTCTGAGTTTTCTGATAAAAGCTATCTGAAGAAAAAGGCTTATGATTACTGTAAACGACTGAGCAGAAAACGATAATCTAATCTTTTTTAACACTTAATTGCTGCGTAAATTTCTGACTGCCGAGTTCTGCAGTAACAATATATGACCCATTTGGCATACGGTCAGTAAAGTATTCGATTCTTAATTCTTTTTCAAGAATATCATTGTAAAGTTCATCGATAAGCATTCCTTTAGAATCATAAATACGGAGAACCAGTTTATCGGGTTTTTCAGTCTGAACGAAAATGGTAAAAACAGTTTTTGCGGGTGAGGGAAAAACATTCAGAAAAGAAGCATTTTCTTTTACATCCATGCCTGCACCCTTATCAATCCAGGAGGTAATTTTAGGAGCAAGCGGGCTTGCCTGTGGCGACAAATAGTCATAAAATGACCCGTCTTCATTGATGAGAAACTTCTGGAAATTCCATGATACAGGTGCATCTTTCACCCCATTTTGCGATTTTTGTGTCAGCCACGCGTA from Sphingobacteriales bacterium includes:
- a CDS encoding redoxin domain-containing protein, translated to MKKILGFVIYLMTTQLVFPQSKNFFDFKVKNIVGDSVDLKIFKGRKILVVNTASYCGYTPQYADLQQLYENYKDRGFVIIGFPSNDFAGQEPGNDNEILDFCQSNYHVTFPMMSKISVTGSNIHPLYAWLTQKSQNGVKDAPVSWNFQKFLINEDGSFYDYLSPQASPLAPKITSWIDKGAGMDVKENASFLNVFPSPAKTVFTIFVQTEKPDKLVLRIYDSKGMLIDELYNDILEKELRIEYFTDRMPNGSYIVTAELGSQKFTQQLSVKKD